The following are encoded in a window of Gopherus flavomarginatus isolate rGopFla2 chromosome 10, rGopFla2.mat.asm, whole genome shotgun sequence genomic DNA:
- the CHPF gene encoding chondroitin sulfate synthase 2 isoform X2, with the protein MPRTRYISTELGIRQRLFVGVLTSKSTLNTLAVAVNRTLGHRLERLVYFTGTRGRKVPHGMTVVTHGDERPIWNMYQTIKYMLDHYVGDFDWFYLVQDDTYTEAHRVSHLVAHLSIDTLLYLGRPEEFIGGDTEGRYCYGGFGYLLSRSLLLRLQPHLENCRNDILSARPDEWLGRCIIDYTAINCMEEHELEIQNTSSLSVDGDHGATWPVGITPPFQPKTRFEVLRWDYFTEEQLYSCVDGSPKCELRGVDMADVADVVAMAMEELNRKYQPVLHIHKQQLVNGYRRFDPTRGMEYTLDLQVEVVTQKGHSRSVVKRVHLVRPLSEVEIIPMPYVTEASRINVILPLTAHDRDHASHFLEVYAAAAFESSENAVLTFLFIYDPFEAQQVAQNDVFAPVKARIAEYERKYTEVKIPWISVKTDAPSQIKVMDIISKKHPVDTLFFVASVDTEVTTDFLNRCRMNTINSWQVFFPIHFQGYNPAIAYHSQAPPAALDLVRDAGRFDRDIFHEACFYNADYMAARTRMAGDAQENEDILETVDIYDMFIKYSNLHVFRAMEPALLQRYRQHVCNPRLSEEIYHRCMQSNLEGLGSRSQLAMVLFEQEQGNST; encoded by the exons ACGCGATACATCAGTACGGAGCTGGGCATCCGGCAGCGGCTCTTTGTGGGCGTGCTCACCTCCAAGAGCACACTGAACACACTGGCTGTGGCCGTGAACCGCACGCTGGGGCATCGGCTGGAGCGGCTAGTGTACTTCACGGGCACGCGGGGCCGCAAGGTGCCGCACGGCATGACGGTGGTGACACATGGCGATGAGCGGCCCATCTGGAACATGTACCAGACCATCAAGTACATGCTGGACCACTACGTGGGTGACTTCGACTGGTTCTACCTGGTGCAGGACGACACCTACACTGAGGCCCATCGCGTCAGCCACCTGGTCGCCCACCTCAGCATCGACACCCTCCTCTACCTGGGCCGGCCTGAGGAGTTCATTGGGGGTGACACCGAGGGGCGCTACTGCTACGGTGGCTTCGGCTACCTGCTCTCCCGCAGCCTGCTGCTGCGCCTGCAGCCCCACCTGGAGAACTGCCGCAACGACATCCTGAGCGCCCGGCCCGACGAATGGCTGGGGCGCTGCATCATCGACTACACGGCCATCAACTGCATGGAGGAGCACGAG CTGGAGATCCAGAACACCAGCAGCCTGTCTGTGGATGGAGACCACGGCGCCACGTGGCCTGTCGGCATCACACCCCCATTCCAGCCCAAGACGCGCTTCGAGGTGCTGCGCTGGGACTACTTCACGGAGGAGCAGTTGTACTCGTGCGTGGATGGCTCCCCCAAGTGCGAACTGCGTGGCGTGGACATGGCTGACGTGGCCGACGTGGTGGccatggccatggaggagctgaaCCGCAAGTACCAGCCTGTGCTGCACATCCACAAGCAGCAGCTGGTGAATGGGTACCGGCGCTTCGACCCCACGCGGGGCATGGAGTACACGCTGGACCTGCAGGTGGAGGTGGTGACGCAGAAGGGGCACAGCCGCTCGGTTGTCAAGCGCGTGCATCTGGTACGCCCCCTCAGCGAGGTGGAGATCATCCCCATGCCCTACGTGACTGAGGCCAGCCGCATCAACGTCATCCTGCCGCTGACGGCACATGACCGGGACCACGCTAGCCACTTCCTGGAGGTGTACGCAGCGGCCGCCTTCGAGAGCAGTGAGAACGCCGTGCTCACCTTCCTCTTCATCTACGACCCCTTCGAGGCCCAGCAGGTGGCACAGAATGACGTTTTCGCCCCGGTCAAGGCCAGGATCGCCGAGTATGAGCGCAAGTACACCGAGGTGAAGATCCCTTGGATCAGTGTCAAGACAGACGCACCCTCCCAGATCAAAGTCATGGACATCATTTCCAAGAAGCACCCCGTGGACACGCTTTTCTTTGTGGCCAGCGTGGACACCGAGGTCACCACCGACTTCCTGAACCGGTGCCGCATGAACACCATCAACAGCTGGCAGGTCTTCTTCCCAATCCACTTCCAGGGCTACAACCCGGCTATTGCCTACCACAGCCAGGCGCCACCCGCCGCCCTGGATCTGGTGCGGGACGCTGGGCGCTTTGACCGAGACATCTTCCACGAGGCCTGTTTCTACAACGCCGACTACATGGCCGCACGCACCCGCATGGCAGGCGACGCGCAGGAGAACGAAGACATCTTGGAGACCGTGGACATCTACGACATGTTCATCAAGTATTCCAACCTGCACGTCTTCCGGGCCATGGAGCCCGCCCTGCTGCAGCGCTACCGGCAGCACGTCTGCAACCCCCGCCTCAGCGAGGAGATCTACCACCGCTGCATGCAGAGCAACCTGGAGGGGCTGGGCTCCCGCTCTCAGCTGGCCATGGTGCTCTTCGAGCAGGAGCAGGGCAACAGCAcctga